From one Culex quinquefasciatus strain JHB chromosome 3, VPISU_Cqui_1.0_pri_paternal, whole genome shotgun sequence genomic stretch:
- the LOC119770169 gene encoding uncharacterized protein LOC119770169, producing the protein MRNISFTRKSEEIMVKLPFLVGVILAVVAHSQASHTRSQERILHQVYDDCSNDLDIPLGRHYFERGFLGGLTDKDPKAVPFIYCVMERMEFVNCAGKIGKQALVDFFTDGHDVQSLPGVVDECDEKKKGATVAERSFSFYRCFFEQKKFVI; encoded by the exons ATGCGAAATATTAGTTTTACGAGAAAATCGGAAGAAATAATGGTAAAGCTGCCCTTTTTAGTTGGAGTgattttggctgtagtggctcACAGCCAA GCATCGCACACACGATCCCAGGAAAGAATTTTGCACCAAGTGTACGACGATTGCAGCAACGATTTGGACATCCCGTTGGGCAGGCACTACTTCGAGCGAGGCTTTCTGGGCGGCCTCACCGACAAGGATCCGAAGGCGGTTCCGTTCATATACTGCGTAATGGAACGCATGGAGTTTGTCAACTGCGCGGGCAAGATCGGCAAGCAGGCGCTCGTCGATTTTTTCACCGACGGACACGACGTCCAGTCACTACCGGGTGTTGTCGACGAGTGTGATGAAAAGAAAAAGGGGGCCACGGTGGCGGAGCGGTCCTTTAGCTTTTACAGGTGCTTTTTCGAGCAGAAAAAGTTTGTGATTTGA